Genomic window (Zingiber officinale cultivar Zhangliang chromosome 2B, Zo_v1.1, whole genome shotgun sequence):
TTTTCACAGCTTGGTCATACCCAAGTCTGGTTCTCTCAGTAGGTCAATTCCCGATCAGCTCTAGAGCGATCTCACCATAGCTGTCCCTGCCCCTCAAGACTTAGGCCCGGAGTTATACTTGACAGATCATCCCGAGCTGCCCTAGTCATACCCAGGCAAGACAGAAGGTGCTACACGACAACAAAGTCAGGGAATCATAACTGTCTGTCAGGGAATAACTgttgtatgtcagggaatattccaatggtttgcaaTCATCTACGAATGGAAACTTCTTCCAGTCTACAAGAGGGTGCCACATGTCCTCCATCACCAGACAGGTCCTAACACCCGACATATCCTAACATCAATCAGGTTACAGAGGTACgtattgtcatataaaaagggagatcctcTCCCTTATGCAagtacgctctctcgcacattcgcacttgtcttctacttttctttattcttcatacactgttcttctgggggaaaagtatctgacttgagcgtcggagggcctgtcCCGGGGGTTTTTCCTTGTTTCTACcctctaacgttccgtgtgcttgtctgagtgtgcgcagagttcGAGTACCGCCGACTCAGTTATCGTCGTCCGTCAGCGCCACGTGAGAATCCGTTGTTATGGGCGCATATGAGAAGGGTGTCCCAGTCATCTCTCCGTCAATGCTAGCAACAGCTCATCCATCCTTCGTCTAACTCAGATTCCAAACACGATTAATTAACATTGAGAAAACACCTATGCAACTTTAGAGTTATTCTTGAAAACAAGATTTGCTCTTTGTTCTTAGGCATCAAGGAAAGGgtattgtttatatatatatatatatatatatttctcaacCTATGCAACTTTAGAGTTATTCTTGAAAACAAGATTTGCTCTTTGTTCTTAGGCATCAAGGAAAGGgtattgtttatatatatatatatatatatatatatatcatgtttcaTTTGATTAATCCTGATTTTCTTACTAGATAATTTATCTAAAGTATAGCTGATGCGGAGCAACATAGTCTAGAGTTTTGTGATCGTTTTAATCGGCGGTCACGAATAAACTTTAAAAGGTCGTGACTTTTGATTCACATTAAATCACGAGACGTATGATCTATAATTAAATATCGGACAAAACATACAAGTCTTAACCAAAAAAGGAAAATCGTTTAATAGTTTGCGGTGCAATGGCGTGGCAGAGTTGACGAAGGGCGATGGCATTCCGAATTAACCCAATCACGTCGCTCACATCTTAGTATCTTAAATGACACATTGTGGCATATGAATCGATCGATGGCGTTTATCGATTGTGAAATTTGATTATATTTACTTTACTTTACTTGTATAATTATTGCGTCCGTTGAAAAGTATTTCTGCTGTCTCTGCCTGTCGATGTTACCTCTCGTCTTCTTCTCCGAATAATACAAGTcgtttttgaaacttcaacttatGGCACCAAATTTCTGGTCAAATTCACACTCTCCTTCTTTGTCGTCTTTCTTCTTCGATGTTCCATGAATCTTTAGTTTGGTGAACGcctttgattgcttgatttgaagaagaagaagcagcagcagcagcgaAGAGCGTCATGGGCGGCCGAAAGGATCTGTTTCTGTTCACGTTCCTTGTTCCGGTGAGTTTGATCGCCGCCGCCGCCTGGAACTCCGGCATGGCGGCGGAAGGCAAACCTCGGAGAATTCTCCTGGACACTGACATGGACACCGACGATATCTTCGCCCTCCTCTATCTCCTGAAGCAGAACCGATCGCACTTCGACCTCAAGGTTTGTCAAGAATCGTCACCTCCATCACTTTCTGTATACTTTTCTTCACTCGTGGTTTCAGGCTGTCACGATCAATGCGAATGCCTGGTCCGATGCCGGCCACGCTGTGAATCACGCCTACGACATTCTTTACATGATGAACCGCGACGAAATTCCGGTGGGAGTCGGCGGCGACGGCGGAATCCTCGACGACGGCACCATACTTCCTGATGTCGGCGGCTATCATCCTCTGATCGAGCAGGTATCGACCACCGACTCGCCGCACTACTGTGCGGTGGCTGCCTAAACTTAGCCCCTTTCCTCGCTTTGCAGGGCACGTCGACTGCCAGCTACTGCCGGTACCGGCAAGCCATTCCCATAGGCGGCTCCGGCGGACGGCTAGACGTCGACACTAACTTCGGCTTCAGGAGGCGCCTTCTCCCTCAGGTTTGTCTAAATTCCTCAATAATCCGACGCCGTCCGTCTCGATCGGGCAAGAAGAGCACTCAAGTTGCATGGCATCAGGGTAAAAGGAGGTACGTCCCCCTGAAGCAGCCCACAGCTCAACGGGTGCTCGCCGACGCAATCTCCGCAGGGCCAACCACGTTGCTCGCGATCGGATCGCACACGAACATCGCGCTGTTTCTGATGACCCACCCTCGCTTGAAGACCAACATCGAGCACATCTTCATCATGGGCGGAGGCGTGAGGTCGAGCAACCCCACGGGATGCTGCCCTGTCAACGGAAGCTCTTCCTGCAAGCCGAGGCAGTGCGGCGATCACGGCAACTTGTTCACAGCATACGCCGGCAATCCCTACGCAGAGTCCAACATTTTTGGCGATCCTTTCGCTGCGTACCAGGTATTCGTTAGATTGTCCTGTTCTTGGTCGTGCGTGCACGTTGAGGGCTTGAAGTGGTACTGCAGGTGTTCCATTCCGGGATTCCAGTAACCCTCGTGCCACTGGACGCGACCAACACGATTCCTATAACCGAGAACTTCTTCGATGAATTCGAACGCAGGCAAGGAACATTCGAGGCGCGATACTGCTTCGAGTCGCTGAAAATGACTCGCGATACGTGGTTCGATAACCAGTTCTACACAGTAAGGAGATCCAGTTATTGATTGCGAGGGGTTTACGGATCGTTTTCTAACAATCGTGAGGTGGAGCAGAGCTACTTCATGTGGGACTCGTTTGCTTCGGGCGTGGCGGTGTCGATCATGAGAAACGGCGACGATTATGATGGAGAAAATGAGTTCGCGGAGATGGAGTTCATCAACATGACGGTGGTCACTTCAAACGAGCCTTACGGCGTGCACGACGGCTCGAACCCCTTCTTCGACGGACGTAGCGTTCCCAAGTTCAATCTGCAGAAACTGGGAGTGCATAGTGGGCATGTTCAAACAGGAATCGACGATCCATTTTGCATCCCTGAGGACGGTGGCAGAGGAAGATGTGAGGTAATTCAAGCTTCCGTGAGAAGTAcgatcccttcttcttcttcaatgaTTCGATGGATTTCGTTGCAGGATGGATACACCAAGGAGGTAACCGGCCCGGATTCTGTTCGAGTGCTGGTCGCGGAGAGAGCGAAACCTAATCAGGATGTTCGTAGTCCACTGAACAGAGAGTTCTTCGAGAGCTTCTTGGATGTGAGTACTTCGGAGCTTGTTTCAGTAACAAACAAGCTTGGATCATCGGATTCATTTGCTCATGCAGGTTCTCAATTTCCACCGCCATTCAGGTCGATTCAACTGGCCGACGCAGTTTCCTTATTACAGAGAAACTCTGTATAAGCCGAATTTTGCAGGTCGGAGCAGGGGAAGGCCTGTGGTATTCGACATGGACATGAGTGCCGGAGACTTTCTTGCCCTGTTCTATCTCCTCAAGGCGCCTCGTGAGACGATCGACCTCAAGGGAATCTTAGTGAACGGCAATGGCTGGGCCAATGCCGCGACGATCGACGTCATCTACGACGTTCTTCACATGATGGGCCGCGACGACATTCCGGTGGGTCTGGGAAGTGTCACCGCTCTAGGCACTCCGAGCCTCGGCTGCAAGTTCGCACAGGCCATTCCGCACGGCAGCGGCGGATTCATCGACTCCGACACTCTGTTCGGACTGGCGCGTGGATTGCCCCGGAGTCCCCGAAGGTACACGGCTGAAAACTCCGTCGAGTTTGGAGCTCCAAGAGACACCGATCGACCTTCGCTCCGGCAGCCTCTAGCTCTGGAAGTTTGGCGGTCCGTTTCAGAAGCATCGAGTCCGAGGAACAAGATCAGTGTGCTGACGAATGGGCCTCTTACCAACTTAGCCAGCATCATTGCACGGGACAAAAATGCAGCTAAAATCATAGAGGTTAGACTTGGATTGACAAATTATGCTGCAGATTTCATAGGCTCAATTCATGTTCTTGCAGCGTGTCTACATAGTGGGAGGACAAGTCAGTAGTGGGGGTGTGAAGAATGAGACTGGAAATGTCTTCACCGTGCCCACAAACAAATTTGCAGAGTTCAACATGTTCCTCGATCCTTCAGCAGCGAAGCAGGTGTTCAGGTCCGACCTTTCGATCACTCTTCTTCCTCTCAGCGCTCAGCGGAAGGTGGCCTCCTTTAAGAGGATCCTGGAAACATTGAGACTTGAAGAAAAGACTCCTGAATCCAATTTCGTGCGTCGGTTGCTATCGTTGCTCCACAAATTACGACAGGATGAATCAAAACTTTACCATCATGTggtactctcttttttttttggcCAATCGTTTAGAACATGATGATTAATTGTTCCAATGTTCAGATATTGCTTGTTTGTGTTCTACTACGTGCAGGACATGTTTTTGGGGGAACTCATTGGAGCTGTTTTCTTGGTCGATCATTCTAAGCTAAATCCAGTGATAGAAACAAAGCCTATTAAAATCTTAACCGGAAGCATGAGCGAGGATGGGCAGATTAGAGTCGACGAGAGACATGGAAAGCCAGTTGACATAGTAGATGATCTCGACAGCGAAGCATACTACAATGTGTTTGCGAGTTTGTTGGGTGACAAGAAGCAGTCTGCAGTCATTGGGAGCTATGAGGAACAGAAGAAGCTGTGGAACACTCCTCCTCAGTAaagaagtgattttttttttctgaattccAACTTAATTGTACGAGAGATCTTCATAGCTATTTATCTCTGAAGAGAATTACTCATTTCCTTACATGTAAAGCAAACAATCTcgtgtaatgtaatgtaatgtagcTGTGGCCGTAGGTGAATATTCTTTTTTATAGTGTTCGTTTGTCTCTGTGTATGAATCTCGagacattttaaaaaaataggacTGACCATGTTGTATAATTATCAAAAATGGATCCATCATTTTTTGTAATTTGTAGAATAGGCTTTCCTTATCAGGAATACACAGAAAATATTCCTTGTTTCTTTCACAACTATTACATAAgatatcaaaaaataatattagGCCATTAGATTGATGAGCCCTTGATATGCTTTGATGATCGGGCGACCAGGACCCCTCATCATCTAATCAGACCTCGTTTGCGGAAGGGATCGGGTTGGCTAGGGAATGATGTAATCCTGAAAGACTCAGGCTCCACTTGGCTGAAAAATCTAGGTAGGCCATATGTTCGATCGTGTAAGTATCttatggtagttttgatatgatcaaccaagtcaagttagatcctgcTATATTTTGATGCACTatatctaagtatgcaggaacttaggaacacaggaagtcgagtgaaagacgcagctagcaagtagcgagaaggatgacacgagagagagtcaacgaactcggt
Coding sequences:
- the LOC122045391 gene encoding uncharacterized protein LOC122045391 isoform X2; this translates as MGGRKDLFLFTFLVPVSLIAAAAWNSGMAAEGKPRRILLDTDMDTDDIFALLYLLKQNRSHFDLKAVTINANAWSDAGHAVNHAYDILYMMNRDEIPVGVGGDGGILDDGTILPDVGGYHPLIEQGTSTASYCRYRQAIPIGGSGGRLDVDTNFGFRRRLLPQGKRRYVPLKQPTAQRVLADAISAGPTTLLAIGSHTNIALFLMTHPRLKTNIEHIFIMGGGVRSSNPTGCCPVNGSSSCKPRQCGDHGNLFTAYAGNPYAESNIFGDPFAAYQVFHSGIPVTLVPLDATNTIPITENFFDEFERRQGTFEARYCFESLKMTRDTWFDNQFYTSYFMWDSFASGVAVSIMRNGDDYDGENEFAEMEFINMTVVTSNEPYGVHDGSNPFFDGRSVPKFNLQKLGVHSGHVQTGIDDPFCIPEDGGRGRCEDGYTKEVTGPDSVRVLVAERAKPNQDVRSPLNREFFESFLDVLNFHRHSGRSRGRPVVFDMDMSAGDFLALFYLLKAPRETIDLKGILVNGNGWANAATIDVIYDVLHMMGRDDIPVGLGSVTALGTPSLGCKFAQAIPHGSGGFIDSDTLFGLARGLPRSPRRYTAENSVEFGAPRDTDRPSLRQPLALEVWRSVSEASSPRNKISVLTNGPLTNLASIIARDKNAAKIIERVYIVGGQVSSGGVKNETGNVFTVPTNKFAEFNMFLDPSAAKQVFRSDLSITLLPLSAQRKVASFKRILETLRLEEKTPESNFVRRLLSLLHKLRQDESKLYHHVDMFLGELIGAVFLVDHSKLNPVIETKPIKILTGSMSEDGQIRVDERHGKPVDIVDDLDSEAYYNVFASLLGDKKQSAVIGSYEEQKKLWNTPPQ
- the LOC122045391 gene encoding uncharacterized protein LOC122045391 isoform X1, with translation MGGRKDLFLFTFLVPVSLIAAAAWNSGMAAEGKPRRILLDTDMDTDDIFALLYLLKQNRSHFDLKAVTINANAWSDAGHAVNHAYDILYMMNRDEIPVGVGGDGGILDDGTILPDVGGYHPLIEQGTSTASYCRYRQAIPIGGSGGRLDVDTNFGFRRRLLPQGKRRYVPLKQPTAQRVLADAISAGPTTLLAIGSHTNIALFLMTHPRLKTNIEHIFIMGGGVRSSNPTGCCPVNGSSSCKPRQCGDHGNLFTAYAGNPYAESNIFGDPFAAYQVFHSGIPVTLVPLDATNTIPITENFFDEFERRQGTFEARYCFESLKMTRDTWFDNQFYTSYFMWDSFASGVAVSIMRNGDDYDGENEFAEMEFINMTVVTSNEPYGVHDGSNPFFDGRSVPKFNLQKLGVHSGHVQTGIDDPFCIPEDGGRGRCEDGYTKEVTGPDSVRVLVAERAKPNQDVRSPLNREFFESFLDVLNFHRHSGRFNWPTQFPYYRETLYKPNFAGRSRGRPVVFDMDMSAGDFLALFYLLKAPRETIDLKGILVNGNGWANAATIDVIYDVLHMMGRDDIPVGLGSVTALGTPSLGCKFAQAIPHGSGGFIDSDTLFGLARGLPRSPRRYTAENSVEFGAPRDTDRPSLRQPLALEVWRSVSEASSPRNKISVLTNGPLTNLASIIARDKNAAKIIERVYIVGGQVSSGGVKNETGNVFTVPTNKFAEFNMFLDPSAAKQVFRSDLSITLLPLSAQRKVASFKRILETLRLEEKTPESNFVRRLLSLLHKLRQDESKLYHHVDMFLGELIGAVFLVDHSKLNPVIETKPIKILTGSMSEDGQIRVDERHGKPVDIVDDLDSEAYYNVFASLLGDKKQSAVIGSYEEQKKLWNTPPQ